A window of Candidatus Thorarchaeota archaeon genomic DNA:
CCAGCGTTCCATACCATTTCCGGTGGAGCATAGTCAATCACCAAGAATTGGGCAATACGAAAGGTGATCTAGCTGCTCTATGGGCGCTTTTGGAAGCAGTTCGAGACGGGACCATTCCAACTGAACCATTTACCAGTCCGTTCTTTGCTCGAGCCTCGTCATTAGGTTTCGAAGATATGTCGAAAGCACAATTGGTTGGACTGAGAAAACGTCTTATGAAGAAAGGGCAACTTGTTCGTGACCTAGAAAGTGAGCTCGTGGGTGAAATCCGCGATTACCATCGACAGATTGGTGACGATTCGTATCGTGCGGATCACTCGATTCTCCAAGAGTTTCTGAGAAGAGACTCTAATGCAATTGCTATCGAGGTGCCAGTATGGTCGATGAAGCATTCTCTCTCAGGCCATATTGATCTGATTCGCTTTGGAGATGAGGTTATTCAAGTATGCGATTATAAACCAGGTCCGT
This region includes:
- a CDS encoding PD-(D/E)XK nuclease family protein; amino-acid sequence: MEQNHRIVAREYTHSSVPYHFRWSIVNHQELGNTKGDLAALWALLEAVRDGTIPTEPFTSPFFARASSLGFEDMSKAQLVGLRKRLMKKGQLVRDLESELVGEIRDYHRQIGDDSYRADHSILQEFLRRDSNAIAIEVPVWSMKHSLSGHIDLIRFGDEVIQVCDYKPGPLHKTAQRFTKSIPQVAAYGEMMAQRLAVPLREALDAAKLPAIECCIFDTHSCWRFGAELFVNLWAAQIISGV